In Rouxiella sp. WC2420, the following proteins share a genomic window:
- the fliP gene encoding flagellar type III secretion system pore protein FliP (The bacterial flagellar biogenesis protein FliP forms a type III secretion system (T3SS)-type pore required for flagellar assembly.), with amino-acid sequence MRLALHPKLIACLLLGAGLSFSPQLLAAGGDITLFNSVAQGAGQEYNVKIEILILMTLLGLLPIMLLMTTCFTRFIIVLAVLRQALGLQQSPPNKILTGIALALTLLVMRPVWLQIYSEAIVPFQNDEISLKQGLAKAEFPLKHYMLAQTSKKALDQMMGIAKVTGEAQDQDLSVVTPAYVLSELKTAFQIGFMIYIPFLVIDLIVASILMAMGMMMLSPLIVSLPFKLMLFVLCDGWTLIVGTLTSSVQGF; translated from the coding sequence ATGAGATTGGCGTTACATCCAAAGTTAATCGCTTGTTTACTGCTGGGAGCAGGATTGAGTTTTTCACCTCAGCTTTTAGCGGCCGGAGGTGATATTACTTTGTTCAACTCTGTCGCGCAGGGAGCGGGGCAAGAATACAACGTCAAAATTGAAATTCTGATTTTGATGACATTGCTCGGGCTGCTGCCGATCATGCTGCTGATGACCACCTGCTTTACCCGCTTTATTATTGTCCTTGCAGTGCTTCGTCAGGCATTGGGATTACAGCAAAGCCCACCCAATAAAATCCTCACCGGTATTGCGCTGGCATTGACGCTTTTGGTAATGCGGCCAGTGTGGCTGCAAATTTACAGTGAGGCCATTGTCCCTTTTCAGAACGATGAAATTTCACTAAAACAGGGTTTGGCTAAAGCAGAGTTCCCTCTTAAACATTATATGTTGGCGCAGACCAGTAAAAAGGCGCTGGATCAGATGATGGGTATTGCTAAGGTTACGGGGGAAGCTCAGGACCAGGATTTAAGCGTTGTAACGCCGGCTTATGTGCTGAGTGAATTAAAAACCGCCTTTCAGATTGGCTTTATGATTTATATCCCCTTTCTGGTGATCGATTTAATTGTCGCAAGCATTCTTATGGCGATGGGGATGATGATGCTATCACCTCTGATTGTCTCCCTACCGTTTAAATTGATGCTGTTTGTGCTTTGCGACGGCTGGACTCTGATTGTCGGCACGCTAACCTCCAGCGTTCAGGGATTCTAA
- the fliQ gene encoding flagellar biosynthesis protein FliQ, translating into MMNLDTAGDIVAEGMRLVLIISAVAIVPSLVVGLCISIFQAVTQINEQTLSFLPRLAVTLGVLIFSGKWIITQLSDFTIGIFVQAAKWVG; encoded by the coding sequence ATGATGAATCTCGATACGGCTGGAGATATTGTGGCCGAAGGTATGCGTCTGGTGCTAATCATCTCGGCGGTGGCGATTGTTCCGAGCCTGGTGGTGGGCCTTTGCATCAGCATTTTTCAGGCAGTGACACAAATCAACGAGCAGACGCTGAGCTTTCTTCCCCGGCTTGCGGTGACGCTCGGCGTGTTGATTTTCAGCGGAAAATGGATAATTACCCAGCTTTCTGATTTCACCATTGGCATCTTTGTTCAAGCCGCAAAGTGGGTGGGATAA
- the fliR gene encoding flagellar biosynthetic protein FliR codes for MMVDIDINALVSPLLALWLPFVRILSFLHFCPILDQKAFSRKLKIVASLLLSILMTPMLHHPPLIGELFSMKALVLMGEQILWGLLFGMMLQMVFVTLETAGSILSMNMGLSMAVMNDPSSGASTTVISQIIFAMSALLFFSMDCHLLFITILYKGFTFWPMGEAINTASLRNLALSLGWIMSAATLMALPTTFIMLTVQGVFGLLNRISPALNLFSLGFPICMLFGLLCLILLVTNVPEHYLNLTNEVLRHLDLLRGQDVVR; via the coding sequence ATGATGGTGGATATCGATATCAATGCGCTGGTTTCGCCACTGCTGGCGCTGTGGTTGCCTTTTGTGCGTATCCTTTCCTTTTTACATTTCTGCCCGATTCTGGATCAGAAAGCCTTTTCCAGAAAACTTAAAATCGTAGCGTCATTACTCTTATCTATTCTGATGACTCCAATGCTGCATCACCCTCCGTTAATTGGTGAACTGTTTTCAATGAAAGCGCTGGTCTTAATGGGGGAGCAAATCCTCTGGGGCTTGCTGTTCGGTATGATGTTGCAAATGGTGTTTGTCACATTGGAGACTGCGGGAAGTATTTTGTCGATGAATATGGGGCTAAGCATGGCTGTGATGAATGACCCCAGCAGTGGCGCATCGACAACGGTGATTTCACAGATTATTTTCGCAATGAGCGCCTTACTGTTTTTTTCCATGGATTGCCATCTGCTATTTATCACTATTCTCTATAAAGGTTTTACTTTTTGGCCGATGGGTGAGGCAATTAATACTGCTTCATTGCGCAATCTGGCACTTAGCCTGGGATGGATTATGTCAGCGGCGACGTTAATGGCGCTGCCTACGACGTTTATTATGCTGACGGTACAGGGTGTTTTTGGCTTACTTAATAGAATTTCGCCTGCGCTTAACCTGTTTTCTCTAGGTTTTCCAATATGTATGTTATTTGGTCTGCTGTGTTTAATCCTGCTGGTTACAAATGTACCCGAGCACTATCTTAATTTAACCAACGAAGTCTTACGGCATTTAGATTTATTAAGGGGTCAGGATGTCGTCAGGTAG
- the flhB gene encoding flagellar biosynthesis protein FlhB gives MSSGSGDKSEKPTSGKLNKARKKGDIPRAKDVTLAAGLIASFITLSFFFPYYKHLIEESFLAMGAMAGRQDDSGAMGEFMLRNMLILFKILATLLPIPAAGVIASLIPGGWIFSLEKIKPDIKKISPIAGFKRLFSGSHVMEVFKMLGKCSVLLAILYAMITGSLAAFMQLQSLGLHEAIVRGFSIYDDVMLEILGSIALFALIDIPLSKFMFTKKMKMTKHEVKEEFKSNDGNPQIKGRIRQLQRQLALGQITRTVPLADVIITNPTHYAVALKYDPNRATAPYIVAKGQDDIALYIREVASNHQVEIVEFPPLARAIYYTTHVNQQIPAQLYRAIAHVLSYVLQIKSWRTGQAEKPKLNKCIEIPTETLIPPGEIK, from the coding sequence ATGTCGTCAGGTAGTGGAGATAAAAGTGAAAAACCCACATCGGGAAAGTTAAATAAGGCGCGCAAAAAAGGCGATATTCCACGAGCCAAAGACGTCACTCTGGCAGCAGGATTGATTGCTTCTTTTATTACACTCTCGTTTTTTTTTCCTTATTACAAACATCTTATTGAGGAGTCTTTTCTTGCCATGGGCGCAATGGCAGGGCGACAGGATGATAGCGGCGCTATGGGTGAATTTATGCTGCGTAACATGCTTATTCTATTCAAGATCCTGGCAACTTTATTGCCGATCCCCGCTGCTGGCGTCATTGCCTCGTTAATCCCCGGTGGCTGGATATTTTCTCTGGAAAAAATAAAACCTGATATCAAGAAAATAAGCCCAATTGCCGGATTTAAACGCCTGTTTTCGGGCAGTCACGTCATGGAAGTTTTCAAGATGCTGGGCAAGTGCTCAGTGTTGCTGGCGATTTTATACGCAATGATTACCGGTTCTCTGGCGGCCTTTATGCAACTGCAGTCTCTGGGGTTACATGAAGCGATTGTGCGCGGCTTTTCAATTTATGACGATGTGATGCTCGAGATTCTCGGCAGTATTGCCTTATTTGCCCTGATTGATATTCCTCTCAGTAAATTCATGTTTACTAAAAAGATGAAAATGACCAAGCATGAGGTCAAAGAGGAATTTAAAAGTAATGACGGCAATCCGCAGATTAAGGGCCGGATTCGCCAGCTACAGCGGCAATTAGCTCTCGGGCAAATAACTCGTACCGTACCGCTGGCAGACGTTATTATTACCAACCCAACTCATTATGCGGTGGCGCTTAAATATGACCCTAATCGCGCTACAGCACCCTATATTGTGGCGAAAGGGCAGGATGATATTGCCCTTTATATTCGCGAGGTGGCGAGTAACCATCAGGTCGAAATTGTTGAATTCCCCCCTCTGGCGCGGGCTATTTATTACACGACTCACGTTAATCAGCAAATTCCCGCGCAGCTTTATCGGGCAATCGCACACGTATTGTCCTATGTGCTGCAAATTAAATCTTGGCGCACCGGTCAGGCTGAGAAACCGAAGCTGAATAAATGTATTGAGATCCCTACTGAAACGCTCATTCCTCCTGGCGAAATAAAATGA
- a CDS encoding flagellar biosynthesis protein FlhA, translated as MMKQIIKFLKNCHVGVPVLLLSILAMVILPLSPLVLDILFTFNIVLSVLVLLVSVNSRRPLDFAIFPTVLLITTLMRLTLNVASTRVVLLHGHEGVGAAGRVIEAFGQVVIGGNFVVGFVVFVILMIINFVVVTKGAERISEVSARFTLDALPGKQMAIDADMNAGLINQEQARLRRKEVSSEADFYGAMDGASKFIRGDAVAGIMILLINVIGGICIGIFKYDLGAGQAFQQYVLLTIGDGLVSQIPSLLLATAAAIIVTRVSDGGDMTDEIKHQLLAKPTVLYTAALVMFVLAIVPGMPHLVFLCFTALLAFAAWRQSKKVALARPDDEIEAITQSLSADSAPTVGWDSIPVVEPIGLNLGYKLVTLLDSQQGSPLTQRIRGVRQVISETCGVLLPEIRIRENFRLKPAQYSIYINGVRIGVGEVHGDRLMAIPTPEMYGDIDGIVDIDPAYGMAVTWITPENKGKALGLGYQVVDCASVVATHVNKIARQRLAELFNYDDITLLGNRLSQLSPRLAEDLNTSLNFSQLLRVYRQLLHEQVSLKDIVTIASTLLETSATSKDPFMLVADVRYALRHAIVNNINGENGELAVYTLDSALENILLGALNQSLQASKVPLDGFPVDPNILTQLQNNMPLLYEQMKALGKPPVLLVTPQLRPLLSRYASLFAAGLAVLSYNEVPDTTSLSVMGTLA; from the coding sequence ATGATGAAACAAATAATAAAGTTCCTAAAAAATTGCCACGTAGGCGTACCCGTTTTATTACTCAGCATTCTGGCGATGGTGATTTTGCCGCTATCACCGCTGGTGCTGGACATCCTGTTCACCTTCAACATTGTGCTTTCGGTGCTGGTGCTGCTGGTCAGCGTCAACAGCCGCCGCCCTCTTGATTTCGCTATCTTCCCGACAGTATTGCTGATCACCACCTTGATGCGACTCACGCTGAATGTAGCGTCTACTCGAGTTGTGTTGTTGCATGGCCACGAAGGCGTTGGTGCCGCGGGGCGAGTCATCGAAGCTTTCGGCCAGGTTGTGATCGGCGGCAATTTCGTGGTCGGATTCGTCGTTTTCGTGATTCTAATGATCATCAACTTTGTGGTGGTGACCAAGGGAGCTGAACGTATTTCCGAGGTCTCGGCACGTTTTACGCTTGATGCACTGCCGGGCAAGCAGATGGCAATTGACGCCGATATGAACGCCGGGCTTATCAATCAGGAGCAGGCCAGACTACGCCGAAAAGAAGTAAGCAGCGAAGCTGATTTTTATGGCGCAATGGACGGGGCTTCGAAGTTTATTCGTGGCGATGCGGTAGCGGGGATCATGATCCTGTTAATCAACGTCATCGGCGGCATTTGTATTGGTATTTTTAAATACGATCTCGGTGCGGGCCAGGCGTTTCAGCAGTATGTGTTGCTAACAATCGGTGACGGACTGGTCTCGCAAATTCCTTCGCTTTTACTGGCCACTGCGGCGGCAATTATCGTTACCCGAGTCAGCGACGGCGGGGACATGACGGATGAGATCAAGCATCAATTATTAGCGAAACCCACCGTGCTTTACACCGCCGCGCTGGTCATGTTTGTGCTGGCCATCGTGCCCGGCATGCCGCACCTGGTATTCTTATGCTTCACCGCACTGCTGGCGTTTGCGGCCTGGCGTCAGTCAAAAAAAGTAGCCCTGGCGCGGCCTGACGACGAGATTGAGGCCATTACCCAGTCGCTGTCTGCTGACAGTGCGCCGACGGTTGGCTGGGATTCAATCCCTGTCGTTGAGCCTATCGGGCTGAATCTCGGCTATAAGCTGGTGACTTTGCTCGATTCGCAGCAAGGCAGTCCTCTAACCCAGCGCATCCGCGGCGTTCGCCAGGTGATTTCTGAAACCTGCGGCGTACTGCTGCCCGAAATTCGTATTCGTGAAAATTTTCGACTGAAGCCGGCGCAATATTCGATATATATCAACGGGGTTCGCATTGGAGTAGGGGAAGTCCACGGCGATAGGCTGATGGCTATCCCGACCCCGGAGATGTACGGTGATATTGATGGGATTGTAGATATTGACCCGGCTTATGGCATGGCGGTCACTTGGATAACGCCGGAAAACAAAGGCAAGGCGTTGGGGCTGGGTTATCAAGTCGTGGACTGTGCCAGCGTAGTGGCCACTCACGTCAATAAAATTGCCCGCCAGCGTTTGGCCGAGCTGTTTAATTATGACGACATTACCCTACTCGGCAATCGCCTTTCACAGCTTTCGCCGAGGTTGGCCGAAGATCTCAACACTAGCCTGAATTTCAGCCAGCTGCTGCGAGTGTATCGCCAGCTGTTGCACGAGCAGGTGTCGCTGAAAGATATTGTCACTATTGCTTCAACGTTGCTGGAAACCTCGGCGACATCCAAAGATCCCTTTATGCTGGTCGCCGATGTGCGCTATGCCCTGCGCCATGCAATTGTTAATAATATCAATGGGGAAAACGGCGAACTAGCGGTATATACCCTCGACAGCGCGTTGGAAAATATCCTGCTGGGGGCATTAAATCAGTCACTTCAAGCCTCGAAAGTGCCATTGGACGGTTTTCCGGTCGATCCCAATATCCTGACGCAGTTACAAAATAATATGCCTTTGCTGTATGAGCAGATGAAGGCGCTGGGCAAGCCGCCTGTATTGCTGGTAACACCACAGCTGCGGCCTTTGTTGTCGCGTTACGCCAGCCTTTTTGCCGCAGGACTGGCGGTGCTTTCCTATAATGAAGTCCCCGACACTACTTCACTGAGCGTGATGGGTACGCTGGCTTAA
- the glyQ gene encoding glycine--tRNA ligase subunit alpha, whose translation MQKFDTKTFQGLILTLQDYWAQQGCTIVQPLDMEVGAGTSHPMTSLRALGPEPFAAAYVQPSRRPTDGRYGENPNRLQHYYQFQVMIKPSPENIQELYLGSLKELGLDPTVHDIRFVEDNWENPTLGAWGLGWEVWLNGMEVTQFTYFQQVGGLECKPVTGEITYGLERLAMYIQGVDSVYDLTWSDGPLGKTTYGDVFHQNEVEQSTYNFEYADVDFLFHSFEQHEKEAQKLLALEKPLALPAYERILKAAHCFNLLDARKAISVTERQRYILRIRTLTKGVAEAYYASREALGFPMCKKNEK comes from the coding sequence ATGCAAAAGTTTGATACCAAGACCTTTCAGGGCCTGATCCTGACACTTCAGGATTACTGGGCACAACAGGGCTGTACTATCGTGCAGCCATTGGATATGGAAGTCGGCGCGGGAACTTCCCACCCGATGACCAGCCTGCGCGCGCTGGGTCCGGAGCCGTTTGCTGCCGCCTACGTTCAGCCTTCTCGTCGTCCTACCGATGGCCGTTACGGTGAAAACCCTAACCGCCTGCAGCACTATTATCAGTTCCAGGTGATGATCAAACCTTCGCCGGAAAACATTCAGGAGCTGTATCTTGGCTCGCTGAAAGAGCTGGGTCTGGATCCAACCGTTCACGATATCCGTTTCGTTGAAGATAACTGGGAAAACCCGACTCTGGGCGCCTGGGGTCTCGGCTGGGAAGTCTGGCTGAACGGCATGGAAGTGACCCAATTTACTTATTTCCAGCAGGTTGGCGGCCTTGAGTGTAAGCCGGTGACCGGCGAGATTACCTACGGTCTCGAGCGTCTGGCGATGTACATTCAGGGCGTAGACAGCGTTTATGATCTGACCTGGAGCGACGGCCCGCTGGGTAAAACTACCTACGGCGACGTATTCCATCAGAACGAAGTGGAGCAATCTACCTACAACTTCGAATACGCCGACGTGGATTTCCTGTTCCATAGTTTCGAACAGCACGAAAAAGAAGCACAGAAGCTGCTGGCGCTGGAAAAACCGCTGGCTCTGCCTGCTTACGAACGCATTTTGAAAGCGGCACATTGCTTCAACCTGCTGGACGCGCGTAAAGCGATTTCTGTGACTGAACGTCAGCGCTATATTCTGCGCATCCGTACCCTGACCAAAGGGGTGGCTGAAGCCTATTACGCTTCCCGCGAGGCGCTGGGCTTCCCGATGTGCAAAAAGAACGAGAAGTGA
- the glyS gene encoding glycine--tRNA ligase subunit beta yields MTEKTFLVEIGTEELPPKALRSLAESFAANLTAELVAANLAHGKVEWFAAPRRLAVKVSNLSAAQADREVEKRGPAIAQAFDAEGKATKAAEGWARGCGITVDQADRLVGDKGEWLVYRAHVKGESAQALLPAMIATSLQKLPIPKLMRWGDSDVQFVRPVHTVTILLGDELIPGTILGIDSARTIRGHRFMGEPEFTIDNADQYPQILAERGKVIADYEQRKATIKQGAEKAAAEIGGIADLSESLLEEVTSLVEWPVVLTAKFEEKFLAVPAEALVYTMKGDQKYFPVYDAAGKLLPNFIFVANVDSKDPQQIISGNEKVVRPRLADAEFFFNTDRKKRLEDNLPRLETVLFQKQLGTLRDKTDRIQALTGWIADKIGANVENAKRAGLLSKCDLMTNMVFEFTDTQGVMGMHYARHDGEAEEVAVALNEQYQPRFAGDQLPESLVACALAIADKMDTLAGIFGIGQHPKGDKDPFALRRAALGVLRIIVEKNLPLDLQTLTEEAVRLYGDKLTNEKVVDDVVDFMLGRFRAWYQEEGHAVDTIQAVLARRPTKPADFDARVKAVTYFRTLDEAATLAAANKRVSNILAKSTEALYDQVHASVLKEAAEVKLATHLVVLRDKLEPLFAAGQYQEALVELAALREPVDAFFDGVMVMAEDEAVRINRLTLLSKLRELFLQVADISVLQ; encoded by the coding sequence ATGACTGAAAAAACATTTCTGGTGGAAATCGGCACGGAAGAGCTGCCACCAAAGGCGCTACGTAGCCTTGCCGAATCTTTTGCCGCCAATCTGACCGCCGAGCTGGTTGCTGCCAATCTGGCACACGGCAAGGTGGAATGGTTCGCTGCTCCGCGTCGTCTGGCGGTTAAAGTTTCCAATCTCAGCGCGGCGCAGGCCGATCGCGAAGTTGAAAAACGTGGACCGGCGATTGCTCAGGCGTTTGACGCCGAGGGCAAAGCGACCAAGGCGGCTGAAGGTTGGGCGCGCGGTTGCGGGATCACCGTTGATCAAGCCGATCGTCTGGTTGGCGATAAAGGCGAGTGGCTGGTGTACCGCGCACACGTTAAAGGTGAGAGCGCGCAGGCGCTGCTGCCTGCAATGATTGCGACCTCACTGCAAAAACTGCCTATTCCAAAACTGATGCGCTGGGGCGACTCCGACGTGCAGTTTGTGCGTCCGGTTCACACCGTGACCATCCTGCTGGGCGATGAACTGATCCCCGGCACCATTCTGGGCATCGACTCTGCGCGCACTATTCGCGGCCATCGTTTTATGGGCGAGCCGGAATTCACTATTGATAACGCCGACCAGTATCCGCAAATTCTGGCCGAGCGCGGTAAAGTGATCGCCGATTACGAGCAGCGTAAAGCCACAATCAAGCAGGGCGCAGAGAAAGCGGCCGCCGAGATTGGCGGTATTGCTGACTTGAGCGAAAGCCTGCTGGAAGAAGTGACCTCGCTGGTTGAATGGCCGGTGGTATTGACGGCGAAGTTCGAAGAGAAATTCCTGGCGGTTCCAGCGGAAGCGCTGGTTTACACCATGAAGGGTGACCAGAAGTATTTCCCGGTATACGACGCCGCGGGCAAGCTGCTGCCTAACTTTATCTTCGTTGCCAACGTAGATTCAAAAGACCCGCAGCAGATCATCTCGGGTAATGAGAAGGTGGTACGTCCACGCCTGGCCGATGCTGAGTTCTTCTTTAATACCGACCGCAAAAAGCGTCTTGAAGACAACTTGCCGCGCCTTGAAACCGTGCTGTTCCAGAAGCAGCTGGGTACTCTGCGCGACAAAACTGACCGTATTCAGGCTTTGACCGGTTGGATCGCCGACAAAATCGGTGCCAACGTCGAAAACGCCAAACGTGCCGGTCTGCTGTCAAAATGTGATCTGATGACCAATATGGTCTTCGAGTTCACCGACACGCAGGGCGTGATGGGCATGCACTATGCGCGTCACGACGGCGAAGCTGAAGAAGTTGCTGTTGCGTTGAACGAACAGTATCAGCCGCGCTTTGCCGGCGATCAGCTGCCAGAATCGCTGGTGGCCTGTGCCTTGGCAATCGCCGACAAGATGGACACCCTGGCCGGTATCTTCGGCATCGGTCAGCATCCAAAAGGCGACAAAGACCCGTTTGCGCTACGTCGTGCTGCGCTGGGCGTGCTGCGCATCATCGTAGAGAAGAACCTGCCGCTGGATCTGCAAACCCTGACTGAAGAAGCTGTGCGTTTGTACGGCGACAAGCTGACCAACGAAAAAGTGGTCGATGATGTGGTTGATTTCATGCTCGGTCGTTTCCGCGCCTGGTATCAGGAAGAAGGCCACGCGGTTGACACTATTCAGGCGGTGCTGGCGCGTCGTCCGACCAAGCCGGCCGATTTCGACGCTCGCGTTAAAGCCGTGACCTACTTCCGAACTCTGGATGAAGCCGCTACGCTTGCTGCCGCAAACAAGCGCGTATCCAACATTCTGGCTAAGTCTACAGAGGCACTGTATGACCAGGTTCATGCATCGGTATTGAAAGAAGCAGCTGAAGTTAAGCTGGCAACTCATCTGGTGGTGCTGCGCGACAAGTTGGAGCCGCTGTTCGCTGCCGGCCAGTATCAGGAAGCGCTGGTTGAATTGGCTGCTCTGCGCGAGCCGGTTGACGCCTTCTTCGATGGTGTGATGGTGATGGCCGAAGACGAGGCTGTGCGTATCAATCGCCTGACGCTGCTAAGCAAGCTGCGCGAGTTGTTCCTGCAAGTCGCGGATATTTCAGTCTTGCAGTAA